tatatatattatcatctaaAAAGAACATCTttcaatcataaataaaattaattgcaaaaatatatagttcaaaatatttctactatatatatgaaagctttcaagaaattaaagaaataatgaatatatatattttgataaataaatttcatatataaataatttgatattctgtaaaaaaaacttaaagatcataaacaataacttatcatgatatttagttagtaattataaaatgattagaTCCGCTTGAGCGGGCACAACACCTAGTTGATATATAcgataaaatctaaaaaaaaaatttgtaaattaataattttataaattaataaaacagtactaacattattaatttatagaatttttattgtattatcAATCATTTTTAAGCGATATCCGGTTTAAATCCGGATAGGTTTCCGGTCGGATCCGGTTAACCACCTCTTCTTTTATGCACGTTTCCAATTTCGGGTGGGAAATCTAGAAATTTGTAACTTGAGGCGAATCGCCGCCATGGCTGCTCACGCCGACGACCGAATCTCAAACGCTTCCATGGAAAATCTCACGCGGCAGGTAGAGAAACGGCCGATCTCAACCATCGTCTTCATCGTCGGTACTGTTTCTCTTCTCCTCCGTTGATGATGTTTACTCGATTGTcgaaattttcttcttcttcttcttcttctaattgATTTTGTGTATTTCGCAGCTATGCAAAAGGAAGCTCAGCCTCTTATCGAAAGGCTCCGCCTTGTCAAAGACGTTAACTCCCCGTGAGTTCTTTCTTTCATCTCAAATGTGATTTTTGCTTTCTTGTcctttttgaaaaaatgaacactttatttttttttgttttaattttaggtTTCCAAAAGAGGTGGCTTGGGTTCTGTTTAAAGGAATATATAAAGAGCTGAACATTAATATAGTGTGCCCAGGAAAAGATTCAGCTCTTGGTATGTATGTCTGTTATGTAGATATCTAATTGTGATTGTTACTACATTTGAATGTTATTTGGGTTGATTATGTTTAGGAGTTGATAGTGTATGCACGGTTCCTGCATCTCTCGTGACGTATGCATCTATCCAAGCGTTACAGCCGGACCTAATCATTAATGCTGGAACCGCTGGTGGGTTTAAGGTACATAATGTTTTTCTCTGTCTTATGTTTGCCTCATATGTGTCAGGAAGAAATAAACATTTGTCGTTATGGCCCTTTTGCAGGCCAAAGGAGCAAGTATTTGCGATGTTTATATTGTCTCTAGCTCTGCTTTCCATGACAGAAGGATACCTGTTCCTGTGAGTGCTCTTTTGTATGAGTGTCCAAGTAAAGCTGCTGTTTTTAGTGAACAGATTCCATGTTGTCTCACTTCAGGTCCTTGATCTATATGGTGTTGGTATGCGGAAAGCCTTCCCTACTCCCAACCTTATTAAGGAGCTGAACCTAAAGGTTGTGCTCTGTGTTCACCATTGTGAATTTGTGATCATcatgcaagttttttttttttaattatttcttgaTATGTTCTGTGCCTTTGGTCTTGATGTTCACAGGTGGGAAGATTATCCACTGGTGATTCTATGGATATGTCTCCACATGACAAAGAATCCATCACAGCAAATGATGCTACAGTTAAAGACATGGAGGTACCTTTCTTTGTTCTCCAATCTATGTGTTTCTCTTAATCAATAGCTACTGCTTATTCTGGGTATTTCGGCCAAATTTAGGGAGCAGCAGTGGCCTATGTGGCTGATATTTTTAAGGTTCCTACGATTTTAATAAAAGGAGTAACTGATATTGTGGACGGAAATAGACCAACCTCAGAGGAGTTTTTGGAGAATTTAGCTGCAGTCACTGCCAAGCTTGATGAGTCCATTACCAAAGTGATTGACTTCATCAGTGGAAAGTGTCTTTCAGACCTCTGAAGAGGTTCACGTTTTTTAATAAAGATTCAAGCAAAAGGGAGATGGGTATAGGCAAGTTAGGCGATAGGTTGGAGCAGAATGTTCATTTTTTTAACTCCACTTTTCCTCATGAGCTCTCGTTTTATTGGCTCTCTTTCATATGATGATGGATCATCTTATATGTAGAACTCAACAAGTTTTGATACCCAACAATATAATAAGATTTgctttcattctttttttgttcatgCTTGAAATAGCAAGAAACTTTAGTTAGTTTCTCTGGCCTTTTTTTGAAGTCTAATTACACACTCTTGTGTTGGCTACTAACAACTATCCGTTTAAGTTAAGGCAAAGATTATGGAACAAGAGAAAAATCTCAAAGAAGTCGAGTTCCGTTTTAGAAAGAGCCAATGCGATAAACATGAAGCTCCTGATTCTCACACCTAATCTTCACCAAATATCAACTAAACAGAAACACCACACAAGGTGCAGGTCATAAACTTCAAAAGCTGCAGCGTATATATACGCCTTCACTTTGACCCTTTTGAACAGACCCAAGATTTGGATCTCAAGTCTTAACAAttaaaagagagagagcaaTGGGAAGCATCGATGCAACAGAGTTGGGTTTAGAGAAGAAACCAAATCCGGGGAAGGCTACAATTCTTGCAATTGGAAAAGCCTTTCCTCAGCAGCTAGTAATGCAAGAATACTTGGTTGATGGCTACTTTAAAACTACTAATTGTGATGACCCTGAACTCAAACAGAAGCTTACTCGTCTCTGTAATGTCTTCCCTTTAAcctttttctgttaaatttgtATAAGCCTTTATGAGAACCTGAGTTTTTTTTACAGGCAAGACAACGACTGTGAGGACAAGGTATGTTGTCATGTCAGAGGAGATACTAACAAAGTATCCAGAACTAGCCATTGAAGGAGGATCCACCGTGAAGCAGCGTCTAAACATATGCAACGACGCTGTAACCGAAATGGCAGTGGAGGCTTCTAGAGTCTGCATCAAGAACTGGGGCCGTTCTATTTCCGACATAACTCACCTTGTTTATGTCTCTTCAAGCGAAGCTCGTCTCCCTGGTGGCGACCTCTACTTAGCCAAAGGCCTTGGTCTCAGCCCCGAGACACACCGTGTCCTGCTCTACTTCGTGGGATGCTCTGGTGGCGTTGCCGGTCTCCGTGTAGCGAAAGACATAGCCGAGAACAATCCGGGGAGTAGAGTCTTGCTCGCCACCTCTGAGACGACCATCATTGGGTTCAAACCTCCGAGTGCTGATAGACCGTATGATCTTGTTGGTGTCGCATTGTTTGGTGATGGAGCCGGAGCTATGATCATTGGATCCGATCCAGACCCGATTCATGAGAAGCCTCTCTTTGAGCTCCACACAGCAATTCAGAACTTCCTTCCTGGTAAACCTACAATATACGTAGTTTGCATTCCACTGAAACTTATAACTCACACTACTTTTCCATGGCACAGACACGGAGAAGACGATAGATGGGAAGCTAACGGAACAAGGGATAAACTTCACGCTGTCTAGAGAGCTTCCACAGATAATAGAAGACAACGTGGAGGGTTTCTGCAAGAGACTAATAGGAAAAGCAGGACTGGCTAATAAAGACTATAACCAAATGTTCTGGGCAGTTCATCCAGGTGGACCCGCCATCTTGAACCGAATGGAAAAGCGGCTTAACCTGTCTCCTGAGAAGCTGAGTCCAAGCAGGAGAGCTCTCATGGACTATGGCAACGCAAGTAGCAACTCGATCGTTTATGTGTTGGAGTATATGTTGGAGGAGAGCAGGAAAGCCAGGAACATGAATGAAGGTGGAAACGAGTGGGGTCTGATTCTTGCTTTTGGACCTGGTGTTACATTTGAAGGCATCGTTGCTCGAAACCTTGACGTTTGAGCGAAAAAGTAACGGGGGTTTTGGTATTACCTTGAAGCTCAAGAAATGGGGTTTGGTGATAACTAAGGGCTCAAGAAAAAATCGTCTTCTGTTATACAGTCATTACACCAGagagaaaaatcataaaataataagacTTGGAAGCTAAACCAGATGAAATCTTTTTATGATGCTTAAATCTCTCATAgtctaaaaatatttcacaaaGCAAAACAACGTAAAATGTGGAATttgaaaaacaaagaaagattCGATTATCAGAATTAGCTCATCTTTTCCCTACGTTACCTTTGACCAAAGATGATCAAACTTTTCAACAAGTCCAGGAGTTGGATCTTCTCATAACAGGTTTCATTTGTTTATCTTCCTCGAGAGCAACCATACCGACATGTGACGGATCTTCAAGCATCATCTTGGCCACTAAGTATCCAGCGATTGACCAAGTCTGGCATTTACGCGCTTGTTTCCCCACGTATCTCCCTACCGTTCCATCATAGTATTCAGGCCAGTTGTCTTTATGAAGCCTAGCTTCCGCCACTTCAATCGCTCGTCTTGCTATTTGAGGTCGACCCGTTTTGATACAAGCAGCCGTCAGTAGCCAAAGCAACACTGTACCAACGAAGGTCATGTCAGCTTTTGTAACCAGAAGGAATGTGAAGAAGGAGAGTTAGTAAATTTTTACCTGGCCAGGACCCTCCATTGTGGTAGCTCCATCGAGTGTTTTTGGGGTCACAGCCAGTCACTATCTTCCATTCATGGCTTTCTATTGCAGGGTAGCAAACTTTGAGCGGCATTTCTCCGACCAGTTCTTCCCAGCGAGCTTCAATGAGATCCATAATTGCGGTCGACTGCTCAGGAGTAGCCAAGGAAGACAGTATCGCTATACAATTGCCAAGAGCAAACCAACGGAAATCCATTCTTGCTGGGCTAACATTGCCGATGAAGAACCCTCCCTGAGGCGGCATGAAGTCGAAAACCCATTCTGGAAGAGAGTCCGGGATCACGTTGAACTTGTTGACAGCAGTGTGAGAGTACTCCTCTGTCTTGTATCGGTAAATGTCATTAAGCTGCTTCAAGTCAAGCCAAAAGTAGCTCCTCATGTGGTAGCTCAATGCATGAAGTCGCTTCACTATCTGTTCCACCATCTCTTTACCTTCTCCTTCATGTTTGAGTAGGAGGAGAGCACACCTTAAGGCCATGAAGAAAAGGGCTTGAATCTCTATCGGGTAACCATAAACTCcctaacacacacacacacacaaaacagaTAGCTCAAAACAGTCTTCGTCTAGAAAGAATCACTATAAAGAAAAACTACTAAGAATAAGATGGACTTTTCTCACCATCCTACGATCAATCATACAGCAACCATCAGCGCACAAGAGAGTGGGAAAGGTATCAAACCCCTCAGAGAGACACAGGCTTAATATCAACCGTATACCCTTCTGGCATTCAGGCATGTCagcaagagaagagtctccagTAGATTTGGTGTATGCTCTGAGCAGAATAATCCACCAGAATCCAGAATCAACCGGCGCCACTCTCCCAATCGCGCTCTCGCCAAAATCAGCTATCAACGTCTCATGGTTTCTAACAGGATCATGAAAGACTTTGAAGCTAGCAGGCATAACTCCTTCGCCAAGCTGGAACCTATCAATCTTTTTCTCCCATGACTGTAGACGAAGAGTCTTCAAAAGGAAGTTCTTCACTATATCCGGCTCTCCGTTCATCAAGAACGCTAAAGCACTTGGTACAAAGTCTCTCACAAACACCTAAAAGACAGCAGATTTAACAACATcaggataaaaaaaaatgtgtgtttTATTTAGTCAGAAACTCACCTGATCATAGTTGAGCTTTTCCTCAGAGTTATCCACCGCAGCGATTGTCCCAACAGGCTGTCCACGGAAGTACACCATAGACCTTCTCAAAGCGTCCCAGGCCTCTCCCACCATAGGATGAGACTCGAATCCCGCCAGTGACCGAGGGGTATTGAATCCAACGCTAGGTGAAACAACCACACAATCTTGGACGACTCGAGAAGAAGCATTATCCGCGTTGTATCGAAGCTGTGGTGGTGGTGAGGTGGACATTTCAGTAAGAGACCTTTCTTCAAGTGATCTCAGTCTTTCGATATTCAACGGCCTTGGCTTCTCTAGCAGCAGCTTGGAGAAATCAATGTCATCAAAATCGTCCGATGTATTATCAGCAGCAGTCTTGGCGTCGCCGTTCACGTGATTAGAAGTCGACATTTGCGTCGGATTTTGATTCAAAAACCTAGCCAAACAGTCCAATGATCAATCACTCCCTGCAT
The DNA window shown above is from Raphanus sativus cultivar WK10039 unplaced genomic scaffold, ASM80110v3 Scaffold1172, whole genome shotgun sequence and carries:
- the LOC130494417 gene encoding probable alkaline/neutral invertase B; protein product: MSTSNHVNGDAKTAADNTSDDFDDIDFSKLLLEKPRPLNIERLRSLEERSLTEMSTSPPPQLRYNADNASSRVVQDCVVVSPSVGFNTPRSLAGFESHPMVGEAWDALRRSMVYFRGQPVGTIAAVDNSEEKLNYDQVFVRDFVPSALAFLMNGEPDIVKNFLLKTLRLQSWEKKIDRFQLGEGVMPASFKVFHDPVRNHETLIADFGESAIGRVAPVDSGFWWIILLRAYTKSTGDSSLADMPECQKGIRLILSLCLSEGFDTFPTLLCADGCCMIDRRMGVYGYPIEIQALFFMALRCALLLLKHEGEGKEMVEQIVKRLHALSYHMRSYFWLDLKQLNDIYRYKTEEYSHTAVNKFNVIPDSLPEWVFDFMPPQGGFFIGNVSPARMDFRWFALGNCIAILSSLATPEQSTAIMDLIEARWEELVGEMPLKVCYPAIESHEWKIVTGCDPKNTRWSYHNGGSWPVLLWLLTAACIKTGRPQIARRAIEVAEARLHKDNWPEYYDGTVGRYVGKQARKCQTWSIAGYLVAKMMLEDPSHVGMVALEEDKQMKPVMRRSNSWTC
- the LOC108823051 gene encoding 5'-methylthioadenosine/S-adenosylhomocysteine nucleosidase, with the translated sequence MAAHADDRISNASMENLTRQVEKRPISTIVFIVAMQKEAQPLIERLRLVKDVNSPFPKEVAWVLFKGIYKELNINIVCPGKDSALGVDSVCTVPASLVTYASIQALQPDLIINAGTAGGFKAKGASICDVYIVSSSAFHDRRIPVPVLDLYGVGMRKAFPTPNLIKELNLKVGRLSTGDSMDMSPHDKESITANDATVKDMEGAAVAYVADIFKVPTILIKGVTDIVDGNRPTSEEFLENLAAVTAKLDESITKVIDFISGKCLSDL
- the LOC108823050 gene encoding type III polyketide synthase B; protein product: MGSIDATELGLEKKPNPGKATILAIGKAFPQQLVMQEYLVDGYFKTTNCDDPELKQKLTRLCKTTTVRTRYVVMSEEILTKYPELAIEGGSTVKQRLNICNDAVTEMAVEASRVCIKNWGRSISDITHLVYVSSSEARLPGGDLYLAKGLGLSPETHRVLLYFVGCSGGVAGLRVAKDIAENNPGSRVLLATSETTIIGFKPPSADRPYDLVGVALFGDGAGAMIIGSDPDPIHEKPLFELHTAIQNFLPDTEKTIDGKLTEQGINFTLSRELPQIIEDNVEGFCKRLIGKAGLANKDYNQMFWAVHPGGPAILNRMEKRLNLSPEKLSPSRRALMDYGNASSNSIVYVLEYMLEESRKARNMNEGGNEWGLILAFGPGVTFEGIVARNLDV